In Paenarthrobacter sp. GOM3, a single window of DNA contains:
- the ruvB gene encoding Holliday junction branch migration DNA helicase RuvB — protein MAEQSLVNGGEEPEERVIEAALRPKNLHDFVGQHRVRKQLALVLEASKMRGRSADHVLMSGPPGLGKTTLAMIIAAEMNAPLRISSGPAIQHAGDLAAILSSLSEGEVLFLDEIHRMSRPAEEMLYMAMEDFRVDIVVGKGAGATAIPLELPPFTLVGATTRAGLLPGPLRDRFGFTGHLEFYSVAELELVLRRSAGLLDLKVNSAGFTEIAGRSRGTPRIANRLLRRVRDWALVHGIDQIDSRSASAALDMYEVDERGLDRLDRSVLEALITKFNGGPVGLSTLAIAVGEEPETVETVAEPFLVREGLLGRTPRGRIAMAPAWTHLGFAVPAGVFGQEALDLFGDDENHAESVDTAG, from the coding sequence GTGGCTGAGCAATCCCTCGTCAACGGGGGAGAGGAGCCGGAAGAGAGGGTCATCGAAGCCGCACTCCGTCCCAAGAACCTGCACGACTTCGTAGGCCAGCATCGCGTCCGTAAACAGCTGGCACTGGTCCTCGAGGCCTCGAAGATGCGTGGCCGCAGCGCCGACCATGTCCTGATGTCCGGCCCTCCCGGACTGGGTAAAACTACGCTGGCCATGATCATTGCTGCGGAAATGAACGCACCACTGCGCATCAGCAGTGGTCCCGCCATCCAGCATGCCGGGGACCTCGCTGCGATCCTTTCGTCGTTGTCGGAAGGTGAGGTGCTCTTCCTCGATGAAATCCACCGCATGTCCCGGCCGGCCGAAGAGATGCTGTACATGGCCATGGAGGACTTCCGCGTAGACATCGTGGTGGGCAAGGGCGCGGGCGCCACTGCCATTCCCCTCGAGCTGCCGCCGTTCACCTTGGTGGGTGCCACCACGCGTGCGGGACTCTTGCCGGGTCCTTTGCGTGACCGGTTCGGGTTCACCGGGCACCTTGAGTTCTACTCGGTAGCTGAACTGGAGTTGGTGCTTCGCCGCTCCGCCGGGCTATTGGACCTCAAAGTGAATTCGGCCGGGTTCACGGAAATCGCCGGCCGGTCCCGTGGAACGCCCCGTATCGCCAACCGCCTGCTTCGCCGTGTCCGAGACTGGGCCCTGGTGCATGGCATCGATCAGATTGACTCCCGCTCGGCGTCTGCTGCCCTGGATATGTATGAAGTGGACGAGCGCGGCCTGGACCGCCTGGACCGATCCGTCCTGGAGGCCCTCATCACCAAGTTCAATGGTGGCCCGGTGGGCTTGTCCACGCTGGCCATCGCAGTGGGTGAGGAACCCGAAACCGTCGAGACTGTGGCGGAGCCGTTCCTGGTGCGGGAAGGCTTGCTCGGGAGGACGCCGCGGGGTCGTATCGCCATGGCTCCAGCCTGGACGCACTTGGGCTTCGCGGTCCCGGCCGGGGTATTCGGCCAAGAGGCCTTGGACCTGTTTGGGGATGATGAAAACCACGCCGAAAGCGTAGATACGGCTGGTTAA
- the ruvA gene encoding Holliday junction branch migration protein RuvA — protein MISFLRGTVAHVGLSTAVIDLNGAGMSVFATPQTLSHLKVGTEAKLFTSMIVREDSLTLFGFADDDEREVFDVLLSVSGVGPRLALAVLAVHEPEAIRVAAHTGDGKTFTKVPGIGPKVAGRIVLELAGKLVPHGTGTSAQPQASIKAEWKPQVVAAMTSLGWSEKDATGSIDKAMADSPELVEAGNVAQILRATLRWLGQDGARAGNRVGSRG, from the coding sequence TTGATCAGTTTTCTCCGTGGAACCGTAGCCCACGTTGGTTTGTCCACCGCCGTCATTGACCTCAACGGCGCAGGCATGAGTGTCTTTGCCACACCGCAGACCCTGAGCCACCTCAAGGTAGGAACCGAAGCCAAGCTCTTCACCTCCATGATTGTCCGGGAGGATTCGCTGACCCTGTTCGGCTTTGCGGACGACGACGAACGTGAAGTCTTCGACGTCCTGCTGAGCGTGAGCGGCGTGGGACCGAGGTTGGCGCTGGCCGTGCTTGCGGTGCACGAACCCGAAGCCATCCGGGTAGCCGCACACACCGGTGACGGCAAGACCTTCACCAAGGTGCCGGGCATTGGCCCGAAGGTCGCCGGACGCATCGTTTTGGAGCTCGCCGGGAAGTTGGTCCCGCACGGCACAGGCACATCCGCTCAGCCCCAGGCCTCGATCAAGGCCGAATGGAAGCCACAGGTAGTTGCGGCTATGACCAGCCTTGGCTGGTCCGAAAAGGACGCAACCGGAAGCATCGACAAAGCCATGGCCGATTCGCCGGAACTGGTGGAGGCGGGAAATGTAGCCCAAATCCTGCGTGCCACGCTCCGTTGGCTCGGCCAGGACGGCGCACGCGCCGGCAACCGCGTAGGCAGCCGTGGCTGA
- the ruvC gene encoding crossover junction endodeoxyribonuclease RuvC, giving the protein MTLRVLGVDPGLTRCGIGVVDIEQNRRATMVAVGVVGTSAELTLDKRLLVIAQAIDEWLDLHEPDVVAVERVFSQMNVSTVMGVAQASGVVIAAAARRGIPVALHTPSEVKAAVTGSGTANKDAVTKLVTKILRLNAPPKPADAADALALALTHAWRAGSGMGSAGGFGKGTLTPAQKAWADAEAKARRAR; this is encoded by the coding sequence TTGACTCTTCGCGTATTGGGAGTCGATCCGGGCCTTACCCGTTGCGGCATCGGCGTTGTGGACATCGAGCAGAACCGAAGGGCCACCATGGTCGCCGTCGGGGTGGTGGGGACGTCCGCTGAGTTGACGCTGGATAAGCGGCTGCTGGTCATCGCCCAGGCAATCGACGAGTGGCTCGACCTGCACGAACCGGACGTCGTCGCCGTCGAGCGTGTCTTCTCGCAGATGAACGTGAGTACGGTGATGGGTGTTGCCCAGGCCTCCGGGGTGGTGATCGCAGCCGCGGCCCGCCGAGGAATACCCGTAGCCCTCCACACACCGTCCGAAGTCAAAGCCGCTGTGACGGGCAGTGGTACCGCCAACAAGGACGCCGTTACCAAGCTCGTCACCAAGATCCTGCGACTGAATGCACCGCCCAAACCAGCTGATGCCGCAGACGCGTTGGCCCTGGCCCTGACGCATGCCTGGCGTGCAGGCAGCGGCATGGGTTCGGCTGGTGGTTTCGGCAAAGGGACACTGACCCCTGCGCAGAAGGCATGGGCCGACGCCGAAGCGAAAGCGCGCCGCGCGCGTTGA
- a CDS encoding YebC/PmpR family DNA-binding transcriptional regulator, giving the protein MSGHSKWATTKHKKAIIDGRRAKSFAKLIKNIEVAARMGGPDLAGNPGLELAVTKAKKTSVPNDNIDRAIKRGAGLTGEVVDYTEIMYEARGPQGSALLIECLTDNKNRAASEVRLAISRNGGTIADPGSVSYLFTRKGVVVLPKNGLSEDDILMAVLEAGAEEVKDSGESWEIHSEPSDLQAIRDALKEAGIDYETDEAEFVPSMQVDLDVDGARKFMKLVDALEELDDVQNVYSNADLSEEVQAALDAD; this is encoded by the coding sequence ATGTCAGGCCACTCCAAATGGGCGACCACCAAGCACAAGAAAGCCATCATTGACGGCAGGCGTGCAAAGTCGTTCGCAAAGCTGATCAAGAACATCGAAGTTGCTGCCCGCATGGGTGGACCGGACCTCGCCGGAAACCCGGGCCTGGAACTCGCCGTCACCAAGGCGAAGAAGACGTCTGTCCCCAACGACAACATCGACCGCGCCATCAAGCGTGGTGCCGGACTCACTGGCGAAGTCGTCGACTACACCGAAATCATGTACGAGGCCCGTGGCCCCCAGGGTTCGGCCTTGCTGATCGAGTGCTTGACCGACAACAAGAACCGCGCAGCATCCGAGGTCCGCCTCGCGATCTCGCGCAACGGCGGCACCATCGCCGACCCCGGTTCTGTGAGCTACCTCTTTACCCGCAAGGGCGTCGTTGTCCTGCCGAAGAACGGCCTCAGCGAGGACGACATCCTGATGGCAGTGCTCGAGGCCGGTGCCGAGGAAGTCAAGGACAGCGGCGAGAGCTGGGAAATCCACTCCGAGCCCTCCGATCTCCAGGCCATCCGCGACGCACTGAAGGAAGCGGGCATCGACTACGAAACCGATGAAGCTGAATTCGTGCCCTCCATGCAGGTGGACCTCGACGTCGACGGTGCCCGCAAATTCATGAAGCTCGTCGATGCCCTGGAAGAGCTGGACGATGTCCAGAACGTCTACAGCAACGCGGACCTCAGCGAGGAAGTGCAGGCTGCCCTCGACGCCGACTAG
- the pdxT gene encoding pyridoxal 5'-phosphate synthase glutaminase subunit PdxT, with translation MTNPLSDASSRVGSGLRIGVLALQGDFREHIRAVEAAGATGVGIRRPAELDDIDGLIIPGGESTTIDKLSRIFELRDPLQKRIADGLPVYGSCAGMILLADEIADPATDLAGAPQQTFGGLDITVRRNAFGRQRESFETDLDFKGLEFSAGESGVEPVHAVFIRGPWVERVGPGVEVLAQVDPDHASHTATLHGVARIVAVRSGQLLATSFHPEVTGEKRVHELFIRMIRGEA, from the coding sequence ATGACCAACCCCCTTTCCGACGCTTCATCACGCGTGGGTTCAGGACTCCGGATCGGTGTACTGGCTCTCCAGGGCGATTTCCGTGAGCACATCCGCGCCGTGGAAGCCGCTGGAGCTACCGGCGTGGGTATCCGCCGACCGGCAGAGCTTGACGACATCGATGGCCTGATTATCCCAGGCGGCGAATCGACCACCATCGACAAACTGTCCCGCATCTTTGAACTCCGCGATCCGTTGCAGAAGCGCATTGCAGATGGACTGCCTGTCTACGGTTCCTGTGCCGGCATGATCCTCCTCGCCGATGAGATCGCAGACCCTGCCACCGACCTCGCGGGAGCGCCCCAGCAGACTTTTGGCGGACTCGATATCACGGTGCGCCGCAATGCCTTTGGCCGCCAGCGCGAATCCTTCGAAACAGACCTTGATTTCAAGGGGCTGGAATTCAGTGCAGGGGAGTCCGGCGTGGAGCCCGTCCATGCCGTGTTCATCCGCGGCCCATGGGTGGAACGCGTCGGACCCGGCGTCGAAGTGCTGGCTCAGGTCGATCCGGACCACGCCAGCCACACGGCTACTTTGCACGGAGTGGCTAGAATTGTTGCAGTGCGCTCCGGCCAACTGCTGGCCACCTCCTTCCACCCGGAAGTGACGGGGGAGAAGCGCGTGCATGAACTCTTTATTCGAATGATCAGAGGAGAAGCGTAA